From Euwallacea similis isolate ESF13 chromosome 14, ESF131.1, whole genome shotgun sequence, one genomic window encodes:
- the slou gene encoding homeobox protein slou: MGRRARPDRRDAASILHVAASGRVYVYKMTMLMMERLVSPTRKSQDLVLPEKDLYLQPTRISEDSRDMEMCEEEEEDLNVDVENEDEGSLCPVDLTRREKFSFCPKSDSHSDFSSYKEEKRSESVCSDVSRSRSPLRDPSPSVVVSHPQRRLAFSVENILDPNKFTGRQGMFSDGICCWKPLESSRDSADYEGSELGKEHQSDDEDDLRSDISSDDIKDPNSKKKKGDPKSQNTGGKPRRARTAFTYEQLVALENKFKTTRYLSVCERLNLALSLSLTETQVKIWFQNRRTKWKKQNPGMDVNSPTVPPPSVGSGGGFPGFPGHHSHSGLLYSHHVPYGSVYPLQAASSGGYTPYFHLANHTHNLGS; encoded by the exons ATGGGACGCCGGGCCCGCCCTGATCGTCGGGACGCAGCATCCATTCTGCATGTAGCAGCTTCCGGCAGAGTTTA TGTTTACAAAATGACTATGCTGATGATGGAACGTTTAGTGTCTCCCACTCGCAAGTCTCAGGATCTGGTGTTGCCTGAGAAGGATCTCTACCTCCAACCGACGAGGATATCTGAAGATTCCAGGGACATGGAGATGTgtgaggaggaggaggaggatcTGAACGTGGACGTGGAGAATGAGGACGAAGGCTCCTTATGTCCAGTGGACCTCACGCGGAgggaaaaattttcattttgtccCAAAAGTGACTCTCATAGTGACTTTAGTAGCTACAAAGAAGAGAAACGGTCAGAGAGTGTTTGTAGTGACGTGAGTAGGAGTAGGAGCCCGTTGAGGGACCCTAGTCCGTCGGTGGTAGTTTCGCACCCTCAGAGACGTTTGGCGTTTTCGGTTGAAAATATATTGGACCCTAACAAATTTACTGGGCGGCAGGGGATGTTTAGTGATGGCATTTGTTGTTGGAAACCTTTGGAATCTTCGAGAGATTCGGCCGATTACGAGGGAAGCGAATTAG GCAAGGAGCATCAGTCGGATGATGAAGACGACCTCCGGAGCGACATTAGCAGCGACGACATCAAAGACCCTAACTCCAAGAAGAAGAAGGGCGACCCGAAATCTCAGAACACCGGAGGAAAGCCTAGAAGGGCTCGGACTGCTTTCACCTACGAACAGCTGGTGGCCTTAGAGAACAAATTCAAAACCACTAGGTACCTTAGTGTGTGCGAAAGGCTCAATTTGGCTCTTAGTTTAAGTCTCACGGAGACCCAGGTGAAAATCTGGTTCCAGAATCGCAGGACCAAGTGGAAGAAACAGAACCCCGGTATGGACGTTAATAGCCCTACAGTGCCCCCTCCAAGTGTCGGTTCTGGGGGTGGTTTCCCGGGGTTTCCAGGACACCACAGCCATTCAGGACTATTGTACTCCCATCACGTTCCTTATGGCAGCGTTTACCCGTTGCAGGCGGCCAGTTCAGGGGGCTATACCCCCTACTTTCATTTAGCGAATCATACGCATAATTTGGGGTCGTGA